The following coding sequences are from one Rathayibacter sp. VKM Ac-2760 window:
- a CDS encoding NAD(P)H-dependent oxidoreductase → MNTLIVAAHPDQDSLTLALARRLVQELQPAELADLAADGFDPRFGAADRHSYRVAGEYPADVAREQRRLDAAEHLVLVFPVYWWSMPALLKGWVDRVFVNGWAFEIDPAGGMRRKLGGLTVHLLPIAGDSAGVYERHGYEQSLRTQIEHGIVDYCGAVRGTTAFVHDSEQEDAAARAESIDAAIAAIARAVRVPAPQSAPPGE, encoded by the coding sequence ATGAACACGCTCATCGTCGCCGCCCATCCCGATCAGGACTCGCTCACCCTCGCGCTGGCCCGACGGCTCGTGCAGGAGCTGCAGCCGGCCGAGCTCGCCGATCTCGCCGCGGACGGCTTCGACCCGCGCTTCGGTGCGGCCGACCGGCACAGCTACCGCGTCGCCGGCGAGTACCCGGCCGACGTCGCGCGCGAGCAGCGCCGGCTCGACGCCGCCGAGCACCTGGTGCTGGTCTTCCCCGTCTACTGGTGGTCGATGCCGGCACTTCTGAAGGGCTGGGTCGACCGCGTCTTCGTCAACGGCTGGGCCTTCGAGATCGACCCGGCCGGCGGGATGCGCCGGAAGCTCGGCGGGCTGACCGTCCACCTCCTGCCGATCGCCGGCGACAGTGCCGGGGTCTACGAGCGGCACGGCTACGAGCAGTCCCTGCGCACCCAGATCGAGCACGGCATCGTCGACTACTGCGGCGCGGTGCGCGGCACGACGGCCTTCGTGCACGACTCCGAACAGGAGGACGCCGCCGCCCGCGCGGAGAGCATCGACGCCGCGATCGCGGCGATCGCGCGCGCCGTGCGCGTCCCGGCGCCGCAGAGCGCCCCGCCGGGCGAGTAG
- a CDS encoding RNA polymerase sigma factor — MLITTAPLRPSRAVRAPQAVPSTTAPALPLLAPDSDRLLVIRSASGDDRAFAEIVRRHGPLLRACALRLLRASSEVDDVVQETFLAAWTHMDSVIDGETIVGWLLTTLRRRCYDRLRSTDHQSRAELEEDLPASLDHSPTAVSERAALVAEARAVLDRMPVLQRRCWELRQLRQLSYDEIGAELGVSATVVRGQLSRARLLMEATLAHWR, encoded by the coding sequence ATGCTCATCACCACCGCCCCTCTCCGCCCGTCCCGCGCCGTCCGCGCGCCGCAGGCGGTCCCGTCCACCACCGCGCCCGCGCTGCCGCTGCTCGCGCCCGACTCCGACCGGCTGCTCGTCATCCGCTCGGCGTCCGGCGACGACCGCGCGTTCGCCGAGATCGTCCGCCGGCACGGCCCGCTGCTGCGCGCCTGCGCGCTGCGCCTCCTCCGCGCCAGCAGTGAGGTGGACGACGTGGTGCAGGAGACCTTCCTCGCCGCGTGGACGCACATGGACAGCGTCATCGACGGCGAGACGATCGTCGGCTGGCTGCTGACCACGCTGCGCCGCCGCTGCTACGACCGGCTCCGCTCCACGGACCACCAGTCCCGCGCGGAGCTCGAGGAGGACCTGCCCGCCTCGCTCGATCACAGCCCGACCGCGGTCTCGGAGCGTGCGGCCCTCGTCGCCGAGGCCCGCGCCGTGCTCGACCGGATGCCCGTCCTCCAGCGCCGTTGCTGGGAGCTGCGCCAGCTGCGGCAGCTCAGCTACGACGAGATCGGCGCCGAGCTCGGCGTCAGCGCGACCGTGGTGCGCGGTCAGCTCTCCCGCGCCCGCCTGCTGATGGAGGCGACGCTCGCCCACTGGCGCTGA
- a CDS encoding HNH endonuclease signature motif containing protein, whose product MSKDEDAAALAEVRDCFDDSAADERSTSPTRLRAAERLHRGYRLALTIPEAFARGASRSETRDLVERSIRAELAVAYSLSEREVSRRLEIAQMLMEHLPFTRALLRDAKILWEVGEAICRTASSLPEASRTAVDERAADAALTMTTAQLRRALTRWREELHEQPLAERHARAKEDRAVWVTPDVDGMATLCLHAPAPTVTGAYDRLRRIARTLRDEGDPRTLQQLSADAAIDLLCGGDIAGTTPDAKHRPDPTFVPGIRAEVRLTLAASTAVGLDDAPADLDGYGPVPAEIARELIRTAASFTRVLTDPDTGAVVSVGRTWRVPPPQMRLHLQLRDQTCRFPGCTRSASTSEADHTREWRNGGETSLENLVSLCTSHHHVRHGDQWSYDRDDEDGSITWTTPTGRRISTRPPPLPGRPPDPPPRPRFVDVPPPF is encoded by the coding sequence ATGTCAAAAGATGAGGATGCAGCAGCACTAGCGGAGGTGCGCGACTGCTTCGACGACTCCGCCGCCGACGAGCGCTCCACCTCCCCGACGCGCCTCCGGGCCGCGGAACGCCTGCACCGCGGCTACCGGCTCGCGCTGACCATCCCGGAGGCGTTCGCCCGCGGCGCGTCCCGCAGCGAGACCCGCGACCTGGTCGAGCGCTCCATCCGAGCCGAGCTCGCGGTGGCGTACAGCCTGTCCGAGCGGGAGGTGTCCCGCCGCCTCGAGATCGCGCAGATGCTGATGGAGCACCTCCCCTTCACCCGTGCGCTGCTACGCGACGCGAAGATCCTGTGGGAGGTCGGCGAGGCGATCTGCAGAACCGCGAGCAGTCTCCCCGAAGCCTCCCGCACGGCAGTCGACGAGCGCGCGGCCGACGCGGCGTTGACCATGACCACCGCGCAGTTGCGTCGCGCCCTGACCCGCTGGCGAGAGGAGCTGCACGAGCAGCCGCTCGCCGAGCGGCACGCACGCGCGAAGGAAGACCGCGCCGTCTGGGTCACCCCCGACGTCGACGGCATGGCGACGCTGTGCCTGCACGCTCCCGCCCCGACGGTGACGGGCGCGTACGACCGGCTGCGGCGCATCGCCCGGACTCTTAGGGACGAGGGCGATCCGCGCACCCTGCAACAGCTCAGCGCGGACGCGGCGATCGATCTGCTCTGCGGCGGCGACATCGCCGGCACCACGCCCGACGCGAAGCACCGGCCGGACCCGACGTTCGTCCCGGGCATCCGCGCCGAGGTGCGCCTCACGCTCGCCGCGTCCACCGCTGTCGGCCTCGACGACGCTCCCGCGGACCTCGACGGCTACGGTCCCGTCCCCGCGGAGATCGCCCGGGAGCTGATCCGCACTGCCGCGTCGTTCACGCGGGTCCTCACCGATCCGGACACCGGCGCCGTCGTCTCCGTCGGCCGCACCTGGCGCGTCCCACCCCCGCAGATGCGCCTGCACCTCCAGCTCCGGGACCAGACCTGCCGCTTCCCCGGCTGCACCCGCAGCGCATCGACCAGCGAGGCGGACCACACCCGCGAGTGGCGCAACGGCGGCGAGACCTCGCTCGAGAACCTCGTCTCGCTGTGCACGTCCCACCACCACGTCCGGCACGGCGACCAGTGGAGCTACGACAGGGACGACGAGGACGGGTCCATCACCTGGACGACCCCGACCGGACGGCGGATCAGCACTCGGCCACCGCCGCTCCCGGGGCGACCACCCGACCCGCCGCCGCGACCGCGCTTCGTCGACGTGCCGCCGCCGTTCTGA
- a CDS encoding threonine/serine exporter family protein: MRSPRLLQQVVGKLSGQRPAAPVSRRSQRAVLAEQTVRGVLELAVRLGETLLSLGSAAAEVTETIQRVCRAYGIEVQVDLTFTSILVVHDGSDDSPSVSVLRVVASRSADYERLARVTALVTAITEESPEVRVADTVDSATARDEARHQFEAAHERLDAILVQPHRYRRGVVTLTLAVMAAGVAILLGGGPLVVLLAALTAAAIDSVNQLLGRWGLPAFFQQIAGAALATGVAVLLLAVVPQLPVEFAVLPPALVVASGVVVLLAGLSFVGAADDAINGFPITAGGRLLEVGLLTLGIVVGIAAVLDGARTLGVELVLVDSYARPWPASVQVLGAGIAAGAWALSSHTPPRPALVAALTGAGAWVASDALIGLGAAPLMASAVPAIVIGVLGETLADRWRVPAVVTTACGIVPLLPGLTLYRGVLDLTSGRGPESGIEQLLQAGMIAIGLAGGVTLGRIAYRRLRTPVVRAVAPVRARRSPRPEQAPTLEEPLARTGTMPIISTIGVTEPTEDDLAGGAAAAKD, encoded by the coding sequence GTGCGCTCTCCTCGTCTTCTCCAGCAGGTCGTCGGCAAGCTGAGCGGGCAGCGCCCGGCGGCACCGGTCAGCCGGCGCTCGCAGCGCGCGGTCCTCGCCGAGCAGACCGTGCGCGGCGTGCTCGAGCTGGCGGTGCGGCTCGGCGAGACGCTGCTCTCGCTCGGCTCCGCCGCGGCCGAGGTGACGGAGACGATCCAGCGGGTCTGCCGCGCCTACGGCATCGAGGTGCAGGTCGACCTCACCTTCACGTCGATCCTGGTCGTGCACGACGGGAGCGACGACTCGCCGAGCGTGAGCGTGCTGCGGGTGGTCGCGTCCCGCAGCGCTGACTACGAGCGGCTCGCCCGGGTGACGGCGCTCGTCACCGCCATCACCGAGGAGTCGCCGGAGGTGCGGGTCGCCGACACGGTCGACTCCGCCACCGCCCGCGACGAGGCGCGGCACCAGTTCGAGGCGGCGCACGAGCGGCTCGACGCGATCCTGGTCCAGCCGCACCGCTACCGGCGCGGCGTCGTCACCCTGACGCTCGCGGTGATGGCCGCGGGTGTCGCGATACTGCTCGGCGGCGGGCCGCTCGTCGTCCTGCTCGCCGCGCTGACGGCCGCCGCGATCGACTCCGTCAATCAGCTCCTCGGCCGCTGGGGCCTGCCCGCGTTCTTCCAGCAGATCGCGGGTGCCGCGCTCGCGACGGGAGTGGCGGTCCTGCTGCTCGCGGTGGTGCCGCAGCTGCCGGTCGAGTTCGCGGTGCTGCCGCCGGCCCTCGTGGTCGCGTCGGGTGTCGTCGTGCTGCTGGCCGGGCTCTCCTTCGTGGGCGCCGCGGACGACGCGATCAACGGCTTCCCGATCACGGCGGGCGGCCGGCTGCTCGAGGTGGGGCTGCTCACCCTCGGCATCGTCGTCGGCATCGCCGCGGTGCTCGACGGGGCGCGGACCCTCGGTGTGGAGCTGGTGCTCGTCGACTCCTACGCGCGGCCGTGGCCGGCGAGCGTGCAGGTGCTCGGCGCCGGGATCGCGGCCGGGGCGTGGGCGCTCTCGTCGCACACTCCCCCGCGGCCGGCGCTCGTCGCGGCCCTCACCGGCGCCGGCGCCTGGGTCGCCTCCGACGCGCTGATCGGGCTGGGCGCCGCACCGCTGATGGCCAGCGCCGTCCCCGCGATCGTGATCGGCGTCCTCGGCGAGACGCTGGCCGACCGCTGGCGCGTGCCCGCGGTCGTCACGACCGCCTGCGGCATCGTGCCGCTGCTCCCGGGACTCACCCTCTACCGCGGCGTGCTCGATCTGACCTCGGGGCGTGGACCCGAGAGCGGCATCGAGCAGCTGCTCCAGGCGGGCATGATCGCGATCGGCCTCGCGGGCGGCGTCACCCTCGGGCGCATCGCCTACCGCCGGCTGCGCACGCCGGTCGTCCGGGCGGTGGCGCCGGTCCGGGCGCGCCGCTCCCCGCGTCCGGAGCAGGCGCCGACCCTCGAGGAGCCGCTCGCGCGGACGGGCACGATGCCGATCATCAGCACGATCGGGGTGACGGAGCCGACGGAGGACGACCTCGCCGGCGGGGCCGCCGCCGCGAAGGACTGA
- a CDS encoding chlorophyllase, with protein MTSTSATSTVFTTLTDALPDALPVVSVAPVELDAPGRPVPLTVRISAPVTGSDLPVVLFSHGNGWNHDGYAPLTAFWASRGFVVIQPTHLDSRRHGFGFDHPVFPSIWEERIADLTRVLDRLDVLEAAVPGLAGRVDRSRVAVAGHSWGAQTAQTLLGARIVGEDGSLSADRSDSRVSAGVLLAATGVAGDDLEPFAQAAFPFLRPSFAQLGTPTLVVAGDHDRSRLSRRGPDWFTDAYAQSPGATDLLTLHGGEHSLGGIVGEEVAETTDADPARLAAIQQLTTAYLRTALGVDADSWATARTAFLEKGTIGRIDSR; from the coding sequence ATGACCAGCACCAGCGCGACCAGCACCGTCTTCACCACCCTCACCGATGCACTCCCCGATGCACTCCCCGTCGTCTCGGTCGCCCCCGTCGAGCTCGACGCTCCGGGCCGCCCCGTCCCGCTCACAGTGCGGATCTCCGCCCCGGTCACCGGCTCGGACCTGCCCGTCGTGCTCTTCTCGCACGGCAACGGCTGGAACCACGACGGCTACGCGCCGCTCACCGCGTTCTGGGCCTCGCGCGGCTTCGTCGTGATCCAGCCGACGCACCTCGACTCCCGGCGCCACGGCTTCGGCTTCGACCACCCCGTCTTCCCGTCGATCTGGGAGGAGCGGATCGCCGATCTCACCCGCGTGCTCGACCGGCTCGACGTCCTCGAGGCGGCCGTGCCCGGTCTCGCCGGCCGGGTCGATCGCAGCCGCGTCGCCGTCGCCGGGCACTCCTGGGGCGCGCAGACGGCACAGACGCTGCTCGGCGCCCGGATCGTCGGAGAGGACGGCTCGCTCAGCGCGGACCGCTCGGACAGCAGGGTGAGCGCCGGCGTCCTCCTCGCCGCGACGGGCGTCGCCGGCGACGACCTCGAGCCGTTCGCGCAGGCGGCGTTTCCCTTCCTCCGCCCCTCCTTCGCGCAGCTCGGCACGCCGACCCTGGTCGTCGCGGGCGACCACGATCGGTCGAGGCTGTCCCGGCGCGGGCCGGACTGGTTCACCGACGCCTACGCGCAGAGCCCGGGCGCGACCGACCTGCTCACCCTGCACGGCGGCGAGCACTCGCTCGGCGGCATCGTCGGCGAGGAGGTGGCCGAGACGACGGACGCCGATCCCGCACGCCTGGCCGCGATCCAGCAGCTGACCACGGCCTACCTCCGCACGGCGCTCGGCGTCGACGCGGACAGCTGGGCGACGGCGCGGACGGCTTTCCTCGAGAAGGGAACGATCGGCCGCATCGACAGCAGGTGA
- a CDS encoding SDR family NAD(P)-dependent oxidoreductase, producing the protein MTTTPAPAPAGAPAGPRTALLVGASRGLGHALAAEFLARGWNVIGTVRDPERRTPLHELRDEAGDRLRIERLDITDAEQIRELRERLDGRSLDLLFVNAGTTTSEDTPIGEVSTEDFVDVFVTNALSPLRVIETLQDLVTDDGLIGAMSSGQGSIANNTGGGREVYRGSKAALNQFLKSFATRQAGTGRAIVLIAPGWIRTALGGDDAPFTIEENVPKVVDVLLGRLGTPGLAYRDFRGDVVPW; encoded by the coding sequence ATGACGACGACACCCGCCCCCGCCCCCGCCGGCGCCCCCGCCGGCCCCCGCACCGCCCTCCTCGTCGGCGCCTCCCGCGGACTCGGTCACGCGCTCGCCGCGGAGTTTCTCGCCCGCGGCTGGAACGTCATCGGCACCGTGCGCGATCCGGAGCGCCGCACACCCCTGCACGAGCTGCGGGACGAGGCCGGCGACCGCCTCCGGATCGAACGGCTCGACATCACCGACGCTGAGCAGATCCGAGAGCTCCGGGAGCGCCTCGACGGCCGCTCCCTCGATCTGCTCTTCGTCAACGCCGGGACGACGACGAGCGAGGACACGCCCATCGGCGAGGTCTCGACCGAGGACTTCGTCGATGTCTTCGTCACGAACGCGCTCAGCCCGCTGCGGGTGATCGAGACCCTGCAGGACCTCGTCACGGACGACGGCCTGATCGGCGCGATGTCCTCCGGGCAGGGCAGCATCGCGAACAACACCGGCGGCGGGCGCGAGGTCTACCGGGGCAGCAAGGCGGCGCTCAACCAGTTCCTGAAGAGCTTCGCGACCCGCCAGGCCGGCACCGGCCGCGCGATCGTCCTGATCGCTCCGGGCTGGATCCGCACCGCTCTCGGCGGCGACGACGCCCCGTTCACGATCGAGGAGAACGTCCCGAAGGTGGTCGACGTGCTGCTCGGCCGGCTCGGCACCCCCGGCCTCGCCTACCGGGACTTCCGCGGGGACGTGGTCCCCTGGTGA
- the phoA gene encoding alkaline phosphatase, with product MTRLLHSAPRGRSALALTAAALVCGAALAAPSMATAVGEADLGATGGAARISPVDADLSDSLRAEIKDQDAKNVILLIGDGMGDSEITVARNYEYGAAGRFPGIDALPITGQYTTYSLYRADDPATGAVKGAPDYVPDSAATGSAWATGTKTYDNAISVDIDQERKDTLLEIAKANGLKTGNVTTAEIQDATPAVQAAHVDARSCYGPDSASCGNDALENGGLGSISEQILGTRADLTLGGGSASFAQTAKAGDWAGQTLFQQADERGYQVLGDATTPATADQLDALTVADQDAPVLGLFNSGNLPVRYAPTPATVGGADAAPQTCVANPSRPAEQPTLRAMTEKAIDLLGTGDKGFFLQVEGASIDKQDHAANACGQIGETVDLDEAVQAALAFAENDGNTLVIVTADHAHSSQIVDSTPPTSLSTALKTVDGSTMKVSYGTAAEGGSQQHTGSQLRIAAYGPGAANVAGLTDQTDTFFTISNALGLDRDIRNLSFGATAELSGSTFAPGAPITLTAEGFDGDTQLIGSAPLFTERTATRDLADGGLTATAKAPSTPGDYSVTVTGAQTGKAITLGFTVTER from the coding sequence GTGACACGACTGCTCCACTCCGCCCCCCGCGGACGCTCCGCCCTGGCTCTCACGGCCGCCGCCCTGGTCTGCGGTGCCGCCCTGGCCGCGCCGAGCATGGCCACCGCCGTCGGCGAGGCCGACCTCGGCGCCACCGGCGGCGCCGCCCGCATCTCCCCGGTCGACGCCGACCTCTCCGACTCGCTGCGCGCCGAGATCAAGGATCAGGACGCGAAGAACGTCATCCTCCTGATCGGCGACGGCATGGGCGACTCCGAGATCACCGTCGCCCGCAACTACGAATACGGCGCGGCCGGCCGCTTCCCGGGCATCGACGCCCTGCCGATCACCGGCCAGTACACGACGTACTCGCTCTACCGCGCCGACGACCCCGCCACCGGCGCGGTCAAGGGCGCCCCGGACTACGTCCCCGACTCCGCCGCCACCGGCAGCGCCTGGGCCACCGGCACCAAGACCTACGACAACGCCATCTCGGTCGACATCGACCAGGAGCGCAAGGACACCCTCCTCGAGATCGCGAAGGCCAACGGCCTGAAGACCGGCAACGTCACCACCGCCGAGATCCAGGACGCGACCCCCGCCGTGCAGGCCGCGCACGTCGACGCGCGCAGCTGCTACGGCCCCGACAGCGCCAGCTGCGGGAACGACGCGCTCGAGAACGGCGGACTCGGCTCGATCAGCGAGCAGATCCTCGGCACCCGCGCCGACCTCACCCTCGGCGGCGGTTCCGCGAGCTTCGCGCAGACCGCGAAGGCGGGCGACTGGGCCGGTCAGACCCTGTTCCAGCAGGCCGACGAGCGCGGCTACCAGGTGCTCGGCGACGCGACGACCCCCGCCACGGCCGACCAGCTCGACGCGCTGACCGTCGCCGACCAGGACGCGCCCGTGCTCGGCCTGTTCAACTCCGGCAACCTGCCCGTCCGCTACGCGCCGACCCCGGCGACCGTCGGCGGCGCCGACGCCGCCCCGCAGACCTGCGTCGCGAACCCCTCGCGTCCCGCCGAGCAGCCCACCCTGCGCGCGATGACCGAGAAGGCGATCGACCTGCTCGGCACCGGCGACAAGGGCTTCTTCCTCCAGGTCGAGGGCGCCAGCATCGACAAGCAGGACCACGCCGCGAACGCCTGCGGTCAGATCGGCGAGACCGTCGACCTCGACGAGGCCGTCCAGGCCGCGCTCGCCTTCGCCGAGAACGACGGGAACACCCTCGTCATCGTCACGGCCGACCACGCGCACTCCAGCCAGATCGTCGACTCCACCCCGCCGACCTCGCTCAGCACCGCGCTGAAGACCGTCGACGGCAGCACCATGAAGGTGTCCTACGGCACGGCCGCCGAGGGCGGCTCACAGCAGCACACCGGCTCGCAGCTGCGCATCGCGGCCTACGGACCCGGCGCGGCGAACGTCGCCGGCCTCACCGACCAGACCGACACGTTCTTCACCATCTCGAACGCGCTCGGCCTGGACCGCGACATCCGCAACCTGAGCTTCGGCGCCACCGCCGAGCTCTCCGGGAGCACCTTCGCCCCCGGTGCCCCGATCACGCTGACCGCCGAGGGCTTCGACGGCGACACGCAGCTGATCGGCTCCGCGCCGCTGTTCACCGAGCGCACCGCGACCCGCGACCTCGCCGACGGCGGTCTCACCGCCACGGCGAAGGCACCCTCGACTCCTGGCGACTACAGCGTCACGGTGACGGGCGCCCAGACCGGCAAGGCGATCACGCTCGGCTTCACCGTCACCGAGCGCTGA
- a CDS encoding EamA family transporter yields MSTLVLVLVLSAAVAHAAWNIVAHRVSGLGLPFLWWGAVASTVLWAPVVPFTGGIGSGPDALRGLLIGAGVSGVLHVGYMVVLQHGYARGRLSTVYATARGTGPALSAGLAVLLLGERIPPLAVLGVAVVVAGVIATGLLDRPPGSEPTHRRGIDPSILFGVLTGVAIAVYTIWDAHALRTWGLSPVAFMVGCTLLEIGLYLVPLRGRRAELRAVLVQHWPRVLAFGALSPLSYILVLQAITLAPVALVAPLREVSVVLVSVFGALVLREGSAVRRIAASLVVVAGIVLLSS; encoded by the coding sequence ATGTCTACCCTTGTCCTCGTCCTCGTGCTCTCCGCCGCGGTCGCGCACGCGGCCTGGAACATCGTGGCGCACCGGGTCAGCGGACTCGGTCTGCCGTTCCTCTGGTGGGGAGCGGTCGCCAGCACGGTGCTCTGGGCGCCGGTCGTCCCCTTCACCGGCGGGATCGGCTCCGGTCCCGATGCGCTCCGGGGCCTGCTGATCGGCGCGGGCGTCTCCGGCGTGCTGCACGTCGGCTACATGGTGGTGCTGCAGCACGGCTACGCCCGCGGCCGGCTGTCGACCGTCTACGCCACCGCGCGGGGGACCGGGCCGGCCCTCAGCGCCGGGCTCGCCGTGCTGCTGCTGGGCGAGCGGATCCCGCCGCTCGCGGTACTGGGTGTCGCCGTCGTCGTGGCCGGGGTGATCGCGACCGGACTGCTCGACCGGCCGCCGGGCAGTGAGCCGACCCATCGGCGGGGAATCGATCCGAGCATCCTCTTCGGCGTCCTCACCGGCGTCGCCATCGCGGTCTACACGATCTGGGACGCGCACGCGCTGCGCACCTGGGGGCTCTCACCGGTCGCCTTCATGGTCGGCTGCACACTGCTCGAGATCGGGCTCTACCTCGTGCCGCTGCGCGGGCGGCGGGCGGAGCTGCGCGCCGTCCTCGTGCAGCACTGGCCGCGCGTCCTCGCCTTCGGGGCGCTCTCGCCGCTGTCGTACATCCTCGTGCTGCAGGCGATCACGCTCGCCCCGGTCGCCCTGGTCGCGCCGCTGCGCGAGGTGAGCGTCGTGCTCGTCTCGGTGTTCGGCGCGCTGGTGCTGCGGGAGGGCTCGGCGGTGCGGCGGATCGCGGCGTCGCTCGTGGTCGTCGCGGGGATCGTCCTGCTGTCGTCCTGA
- a CDS encoding PadR family transcriptional regulator, with protein sequence MRETTFWILTALALGRRHGYALLQEIEEQSDGGVRLRVTTLYAALERLESDGLITPDGDERVGGRVRRYFLLTEAGRAALGTEAARMEAGAHRARLNLGSTPATAH encoded by the coding sequence ATGAGAGAGACGACGTTCTGGATCCTGACCGCGCTCGCCCTCGGGCGGCGACACGGGTACGCGCTCCTGCAGGAGATCGAGGAGCAGTCCGACGGCGGTGTCCGGCTGCGGGTGACCACGCTCTATGCGGCGCTCGAGCGGCTGGAGTCGGACGGGCTCATCACTCCCGACGGTGACGAGCGGGTCGGCGGGCGGGTGCGACGCTACTTCCTTCTCACCGAGGCGGGGCGGGCTGCGCTCGGCACCGAGGCCGCCCGCATGGAGGCGGGCGCGCACCGGGCGCGGCTCAATCTCGGCTCCACTCCGGCCACGGCGCACTGA
- a CDS encoding TetR/AcrR family transcriptional regulator gives MTDHGGTGSAVPRVGRPRRDSQALLDAAAAVFVESGVDAPVREIATRAGVGTGTIYRHFPTRADLVGAVYRHQVEACAEAGPRLLAERDSPEAALREWLALFVDFLVTKHGLPDALQGDGAGSEALHAFFVDRLVPVCGTLLEAAVGPAAPPVEAYGLLRGIGNLCIGGAGDPRYDADALVQLLVTGVLARGGS, from the coding sequence GTGACGGATCATGGCGGCACCGGCTCGGCGGTCCCGCGCGTCGGCCGCCCCCGGCGCGACTCGCAGGCCCTGCTCGACGCGGCCGCGGCGGTCTTCGTCGAGTCCGGCGTCGATGCCCCGGTCCGCGAGATCGCGACCCGCGCCGGCGTGGGCACGGGCACGATCTACCGGCACTTCCCCACCCGGGCCGACCTCGTGGGCGCCGTCTACCGGCACCAGGTCGAGGCCTGCGCCGAAGCCGGACCGCGACTCCTCGCCGAGCGCGACTCCCCCGAGGCGGCATTGCGCGAGTGGCTGGCGCTGTTCGTCGACTTCCTGGTCACCAAGCACGGGCTGCCCGATGCACTGCAGGGCGACGGCGCCGGCTCCGAGGCCCTGCACGCCTTCTTCGTCGACCGGCTGGTGCCCGTCTGCGGGACGCTCCTCGAGGCCGCGGTCGGGCCGGCCGCTCCGCCCGTCGAGGCGTACGGCCTGCTGCGCGGCATCGGCAACCTCTGCATCGGCGGAGCGGGCGACCCGCGCTACGACGCGGACGCCCTCGTGCAGCTGCTCGTCACCGGTGTCCTGGCGCGCGGCGGGTCCTGA